In Bacteroidales bacterium, the genomic window TGACCCTTGAGATGCCCTTTGAGGGTGGTGTGTGTGACATGGAGGTGCTGAATATGACCGGGCAGGTGGTTCTGAAACGCCAGGTTTACCCGTCCGGAGGTATCATCAACGAAACCCTGGACCTGTCGGACAAGGCCAAAGGCCTGTACATGCTAAAGATCAACGGAGAAGCTCTCCGTTCGGCCATTATGGTGAAATAAAGCATATAATTAACAATAAGTTAAGGCCGTCTTTTTTGATATTGAAGACGGCCTTTTCTATTTTTACGTGCCTTATTCTATTAATTTGAGGTGGTGATTCAATTGAATAAGATTTTATTCTTCACTGCTTCGACTATTTATAATAGGCTTTGCTTATGTAATACTGTTGTTATATTAGCTGCCTATAAATATTTACGCAGTAAAGATTTTCAGCAGCGTTATAATAACAGTGTTGCGTAAGAATATAATATTTAAACATTTAACCATGAACATCTTGATCATTGGATCCGGGGGCAGGGAGCATGCCCTGGCCTGGAAAATGGCCCAGAGCCCGCAGCTCGACAAACTGTTTATTGCTCCCGGGAATGCAGGAACCGCCGGGCTGGGGACCAATGTACCCGTCGGGGTGGAGGATTTTGCGGGGATCAGGAAGCTGGTCCTCGAGGAGCGGATCGGCCTGGTGGTGGTGGGTCCCGAGGCACCGCTGGTGGCTGGTTTCACCGACTTTTTCAAGGCGGATCCGGATCTGCAGGATGTGGCCGTGGTCGGCCCCACCAGGGCAGGGGCCAGGCTGGAGGGGAGCAAGGATTTTGCCAAGATCTTTATGGAAGAGAACAAGATCCCTACCGGGCGATTCAGCACCTTTATCGAATATACGGTTTCCGAGGGGAAGGACTTCCTGGCCCGGCTGAAGCCCCCCTACGTGTTAAAGGCCGACGGACTGGCTGCCGGGAAAGGAGTACTGATCATTGATGAGCTGGAGGAGGCCCGGCAGGAGCTGGAAAACATGCTCAAGGGAAAATTCGGGAAAGCCTCCGAAAAGGTCGTCGTGGAGGAGCATCTTGCCGGCATCGAGCTTTCTGTATTCGTGCTGACCGACGGGGAGGGCTATGTGATCCTGCCCGAGGCCAAGGATTACAAACGAATCGGGGAAGGCGATACCGGGCTCAATACGGGAGGTATGGGCGCCATCTCTCCGGTGCCATTTGCCGACAGGGAGTTCCTCAAAAAAGTGGAAGAGCGTATCGTAAAACCAACGATCCGTGGACTGCGGGAGCGGAGGA contains:
- the purD gene encoding phosphoribosylamine--glycine ligase; the encoded protein is MNILIIGSGGREHALAWKMAQSPQLDKLFIAPGNAGTAGLGTNVPVGVEDFAGIRKLVLEERIGLVVVGPEAPLVAGFTDFFKADPDLQDVAVVGPTRAGARLEGSKDFAKIFMEENKIPTGRFSTFIEYTVSEGKDFLARLKPPYVLKADGLAAGKGVLIIDELEEARQELENMLKGKFGKASEKVVVEEHLAGIELSVFVLTDGEGYVILPEAKDYKRIGEGDTGLNTGGMGAISPVPFADREFLKKVEERIVKPTIRGLRERRIDYKGFIFIGLMNQEGDPYVIEYNVRMGDPEAEVVLPRIKTDFVELMKATADGNLSDIKLELDDRTVSTVMLVSGGYPGAYEKGKEITGLDQVEESMVFHAGTKPEGDKVVTSGGRVMAVSSYGTTMKEALDQSYRNAGKIGFEGKYYRSDIGFDL